The Cloeon dipterum chromosome X, ieCloDipt1.1, whole genome shotgun sequence genome includes a window with the following:
- the LOC135944997 gene encoding nucleolar protein dao-5-like isoform X4, with product MATRTAVVTNKPNTADLADKNKRLAYNMYRGMLTQFYPQANAIIESLPHDRVTYDQGVDRHILDMIQQSNQISGGTKRGSNMSEGAMGGGPGVPPPPPPPPPPMPGPGAPMAARPRLPPTSSLEPPAAIQVAMMGQSKDKKPFTYTPGGIDLSQIKSPRMARRICRNAANEGICGPPPPPTNGQQQGPPPPPMMPPQVAVQVLPPPPPAMPQNRPPPAPQQVRPPMPPSSPQQVRPPPPPQQMQQVRPPPPQQPPRPLAELIKASLPPQSPPSPQPQMQQRPPPMPQVVRAAPAPAPPPPPPQTSQSPIPQQMRSEPVRASPTPTQLHQPPAGTLYIPVVMQQQPQPMQHPPQVQPASVMLNRTQQCMPWMNSASPSPQSPVPMWSPPVTQPSSRIIPIQVEGRNSPMSPPASKPQANIRVIPIQIEGRSAASPPAAKVLQRITSYDEIEGEPQAAPVTQTGPPPPAPISQMRKLQLSNDDRALMDRFKAQEMKNGFTTGSKPIGRSKEDVYDNTYEFVDVDSSLHTEADPRYRGAAIPSRAFKMLQTMTGPDGNGASASEDYVQVQRAPVQQARVTSELYVPPSEQSAQPEPRKYTGSAIPSRSFKMLQAMTGTNQDENGLAYSEVPAEAMYYPNQSPCPSPYSWYYPPEGSSGDPVWDSYMYAYYQTYGQYPPGYYYPSGYESEEFSGYSSTEEMGYYDPNQAAYYAAQQESQDESENQAASTTDQDQNSSEDSEDSETEVEESDEEEEESVEPKRLSSGAIQAIKSVTDVRVIGTDDDESEIDEEEPPNNQEPNLQLGSKQLSVIYEESEQSDAESVRRMRCGWKSSKSCTETESSDGETEDEYPNTSAKEEEEDESTEEESDEKVTTAKSVSPSESRTTVVKVESDEEEEEEEEEEEEEEEEEEEESEEEATPKKQTIEVKEDSDEEEEEDGEEDKPAAKQESSSEEESDEEDEPPVKKPVEAEEESSDEECDRRLKNSSTVVEISKADSMEIKQESDSEEEDSDDEANATVTVRLPLRIKISPSSTNCGPVATLTVGNSEQVQSSEAKAAAKVEEWMQRSESNASIGSSPEVSICLSLPLKRTPAPPPENEDSHWEDDSSSTSIQTVRHRRNSSVPSVATTHQVDSDREESEPSSPPIHQNKEEPPKVPIKPQRSTSSVCEKKCKRNKRRSSTEDDSGVTDLSRQISDSESEVGLDLMLACQRAATHSRLFKLLQDAGVCSDDEEDDDAEEGSGEQPAESKDVIVPVTKPDVKPKRDTLRLPLQAEMCDSSSLSSSEITSPASPTVAAKLVRELAKELSKKKGKKSKTNRIHATALRIMKEEDNDPYDTGTTGSSASSDSGGARPSPLQTQQPPLMMPQYYPAYPPHMYGPHYYDYVDYYNSWGMMDPREYAAIPARAYRVLSQPGVNPMDAQFAKCPRIRPFVQSPLMVPNQSSPTPNSQANTSCNSAS from the exons ATGGCCACACGGACGGCCGTTGTGACCAACAAGCCAAACACGGCCGACCTGGCCGACAAGAACAAAAGGCTGGCGTACAACATGTACCGAGGCATGCTTACGCAGTTCTACCCGCAGGCCAACGCCATCATCGAGTCTTTACCCCACGACAGGGTCACCTACGATCAGGGGGTGGACAGACACATCCTTGATATGAT ACAACAATCGAATCAAATATCTGGTGGGACCAAGCGAGGGTCCAACATGTCAG AAGGTGCAATGGGTGGGGGACCTGGAGTGCCACCGCCTCCACCGCCCCCACCACCCCCAATGCCGGGTCCAGGAGCACCGATGGCAGCCAGACCCAGg CTGCCGCCTACCAGCTCCCTGGAGCCGCCGGCGGCCATCCAAGTGGCCATGATGGGCCAGAGCAAAGACAAAAAGCCGTTCACGTACACGCCAGGTGGCATCGACCTGTCGCAGATCAAAAGCCCCCGCATGGCCCGCCGCATATGCCGCAACGCCGCCAATGAGGGCATCTGCgggccgccaccgccgccgaccAACGGCCAGCAGCAGGgtccgccgcccccgccgatGATGCCTCCTCAGGTCGCGGTGCAAGTGCTGCCCCCGCCGCCTCCTGCGATGCCGCAGAACAGACCACCGCCGGCGCCACAACAGGTGCGGCCTCCGATGCCCCCGTCATCGCCGCAGCAGGTGCGTCCGCCCCCGCCACCCCAGCAGATGCAGCAGGTGCGtcctccgccgccgcagcagccccCGCGGCCCCTGGCAGAGTTGATTAAGGCCTCGCTGCCCCCGCAGTCGCCGCCCTCGCCGCAGCCTCAAATGCAACAGCGGCCACCTCCGATGCCACAGGTGGTGCGTGCCGCTCCCGCTCCTGCACCACCTCCGCCGCCCCCACAAACTTCTCAGTCTCCTATCCCTCAACAG ATGCGAAGTGAGCCTGTTCGCGCTTCCCCGACTCCAACGCAATTGCATCAGCCGCCTGCAGGCACCCTTTACATCCCAGTGGTGATGCAGCAACAGCCGCAGCCTATGCAGCATCCGCCTCAGGTGCAGCCAGCCTCAGTGATGCTGAACCGAACGCAGCAGTGCATGCCCTGGATGAATTCTGCCTCGCCCTCGCCCCAGTCTCCGGTGCCCATGTGGTCTCCTCCGGTGACCCAGCCTAGTAGCAGAATCATCCCCATTCAAGTGGAGGGTCGCAACTCGCCGATGAGCCCTCCAGCCAGCAAACCGCAGGCTAACATCAGGGTCATACCCATCCAGATCGAAGGCAGATCCGCCGCCAGTCCTCCAGCAGCAAA GGTGCTCCAGCGAATCACCTCCTACGACGAGATCGAGGGCGAGCCCCAAGCGGCGCCGGTCACCCAAACAGGGCCGCCCCCACCTGCCCCGATATCACAGATGCGGAAGCTGCAGCTCTCCAACGATGATAGGGCGCTGATGGACCGCTTTAAGGCACAAG aaatgaaaaatggcttCACAACCGGGAGCAAACCAATTGGAAGGAGCAAGGAAGATGTTTACGATAATACATATGAATTTG TCGACGTAGACTCTTCTTTGCACACAGAAGCTGACCCAAGATATCGCGGCGCAGCTATTCCGTCCAGGGCTTTCAAAATGCTGCAAACAATGACTGGTCCCGACGGAAACGGCGCCTCCGCCAGTGAAGACTATG TGCAAGTGCAAAGAGCACCAGTGCAACAGGCGAGAGTGACGTCAGAGCTCTATGTGCCTCCTTCAGAGCAGAGCGCTCAGCCTGAGCCTCGCAAGTATACTGGCAGTGCTATCCCCTCGCGGTCTTTCAAGATGCTCCAAGCCATGACAGGAACGAATCAAGATGAAA acgGCCTGGCTTATAGCGAAGTACCTGCTGAGGCTATGTATTATCCAAACCAATCCCCATGTCCTTCTCCCTATTCGTGGTATTACCCTCCAGAGGGAAGCTCAGGCGACCCTGTCTGGGATTCTTACATGTACGCTTATTACCAAACTTACGGCCAGTATCCTCCAGGATACTATTACCCAAGCGGGTATGAGTCTGAAGAATTTTCGGGCTACTCATCCACAGAGGAAATGGGCTATTACGACCCAAATCAGGCGGCGTATTATGCTGCACAGCAAGAGTCGCAAGACGAATCAGAAAATCAAGCAGCATCGACGACCGATCAAGACCAAAATTCTTCTGAAGATAGCGAGGATTCTGAAACAGAGGTAGAGGAAAGcgacgaggaggaggaggagagtgTTGAGCCGAAGCGATTGAGCAGTGGAGCAATCCAAGCCATTAAATCCGTGACTGATGTCAGGGTTATTGGAACCGACGACGACGAAAGTGAAATCGATGAAGAAGAGCCGCCGAATAATCAAGAGCCTAACCTCCAGCTGGGAAGCAAGCAGCTCAGTGTAATTTATGAAGAAAGTGAGCAGTCTGACGCAGAGAGTGTGAGAAGGATGAGATGCGGATGGAAGTCAAGCAAGTCTTGCACAGAAACCGAATCTAGCGATGGGGAAACCGAGGACGAGTACCCAAACACCAGCGCCaaggaggaagaggaggacGAAAGCACAGAAGAGGAATCAGATGAAAAGGTCACCACGGCGAAAAGTGTCTCACCAAGTGAGTCGAGGACAACAGTTGTAAAGGTAGAGAGTGACgaagaggaagaggaggaggaggaggaggaagaagaagaagaagaagaggaggaggaagaatcAGAGGAAGAAGCCACCCCCAAGAAGCAAACTATAGAAGTAAAAGAAGATTCTGatgaggaagaggaggaggatgGAGAGGAGGACAAGCCTGCTGCAAAACAGGAATCCAGCTCTGAGGAAGAATCAGACGAGGAAGATGAACCACCAGTTAAAAAACCAGTGGAAGCAGAAGAAGAATCTAGTGATGAAGAATGTGATAGGCggttgaaaaattcatcaaccgtcgttgaaatttccaaagcaGACTCGATGGAGATAAAGCAAGAGTCTGATTCCGAAGAAGAAGACAGCGACGATGAAGCAAACGCCACCGTTACTGTCCGTCTGCCACTAAGGATAAAAATTAGCCCAAGCAGCACTAATTGCGGTCCCGTGGCCACTCTAACCGTCGGAAACAGCGAGCAGGTGCAGAGCTCCGAGGCAAAGGCCGCAGCCAAGGTGGAGGAGTGGATGCAAAGAAGCGAGTCTAACGCCAGCATTGGGAGCAGTCCGGAAGTGTCCATCTGTCTGTCTCTGCCACTGAAAAGGACGCCTGCCCCACCTCCTGAAAACGAGGACAGCCACTGGGAGGACGACTCGAGCAGTACAAGCATCCAGACTGTGAGGCACAGGCGCAACAGCAGCGTCCCTAGCGTCGCCACGACGCACCAGGTGGACAGTGACCGTGAGGAAAGTGAGCCGTCGAGTCCGCCAATCCATCAGAACAAAGAGGAGCCTCCCAAGGTTCCCATAAAACCGCAGAGGAGCACCAGCTCTGTCTGCGAGAAGAAGTGCAAACGGAACAAAAGACGCAGCTCGACAGAGGACGACTCCGGTGTCACTGACCTGAGCCGCCAAATCTCGGACAGCGAGTCCGAAGTGGGACTGGATCTCATGCTGGCATGTCAGCGTGCTGCCACGCATTCGCGCCTGTTCAAGCTGCTGCAAGATGCTGGCGTCTGCAGCGACGACGAAGAGGACGACGATGCAGAAGAGGGCAGCGGCGAACAGCCGGCCGAGTCCAAGGACGTAATCGTGCCGGTGACCAAGCCGGACGTCAAGCCCAAACGGGACACCTTGCGACTACCTCTGCAGGCCGAAATGTGCGACAGCAGCAGCCTCAGCAGTTCAGAAATCACCTCGCCTGCGTCTCCAACGGTGGCAGCCAAACTGGTGCGTGAGCTCGCGAAGGAATTGTCAAAGAAAAAGGGCAAGAAGAGTAAGACGAACCGCATCCACGCAACAGCTCTTCGGATCATGAAGGAGGAGGACAACGATCCTTACGACACGGGAACCACCGGAAGCTCGGCCTCCTCGGACAGCGGAGGCGCCAGACCGTCGCCTTTGCAGACTCAGCAGCCACCGCTCATGATGCCGCAGTACTACCCTGCTTACCCTCCGCACATGTACGGACCCCACTATTACGATTACGTTGATTATTACAATTCTTGGGGCATGATGGACCCCAGAGAGTACGCCGCCATTCCTGCCAGGGCATACAGGGTTCTGTCGCAGCCTGGTGTCAATCCTATGGACGCGCAGTTCGCCAAGTGTCCGCGGATACGGCCGTTCGTCCAGTCGCCCCTTATGGTCCCAAACCAATCCTCTCCCACGCCTAATTCGCAGGCCAACACTTCTTGTAATTCAGCCTCGTGA